The genome window gtgATCTCTGATCTGCCGTCTGACCCTTCCCCCACAGGGAGGCACACCTGGCCCTAAGCTATCCTTGGGCAAAACCACTAAGCCCAGCGGCTCATGTCAGCCATCCACAGGGATGGGCACCCACTCTGCACACTATGGGAGTACGAGGGCATCgccccccatcctcctcccagggccaccCCTGTAGCATGCAGGGTGAGGGGTACATACCACTGCCCCCCGGTAGCAGCAGGCTGGCCAGGGAGGCGCTGAGCAGGACAAGGCACAGCAGGCCCGCCATAGTGTGGCCGAGGACAGTGTCTTCGTCCCTGCTGTGACAGGCCTCCGGGACAAGGTTCACTCACCCTGGCTCGAGGGTGGCTGCTTGTCCTGCTTATCACAGCCTCCTGATTGGAGCCCGGACCTGCCGGGGGCATGGTCACCCAGGCCTGTGCGGTCCTGGGGAGCTCTGGGCCTGACCCCTCCTCGTCAGGACCCGTGTGCAGTGGAGCCTGCTGTGGCCACAGGTCGAGAGGGCCTGTGTCAGGAGGAGCTGCTGGATTTGCTTCTCAGCCCCAGGACTAAGCCATGGAGGCACGTGAAAGTGTGGACCCAGCTTCCCCCGACCACGTCTTCACCCTGAACACCCTattgggggctgggtgggggttggggaaatGAACCCTGAAGTCAGAGGCATCACAGTGAAGTCATTTCTCACCATGTGATGCCAAGTGCAGGTCACTGGGTGAGATCAGAGGCTGTTTCTCTGTCCAGCCCCTACCCCGTGGCCTGGGAAGGTGGGGGGCCAGCACAGCCGTCTCTGCAGAACACAGAGTCTCCCCTGACTGGCCCTCACCCGGGAGGTCCCAGAACGGGGGCCTTGTCCTCCTGTGACAAACCACAGgccccagggaggccaggcctccccagggtTGTGCCCTCGGcggccaggctgggagggggtTGTGTGCGCCacaccaggccctgggctgctCTCCCAGCCAGGAACCTCTCCGGAGCGTCAGGTGTGGgcctgagcttcctggcagcctggGGCTCGGCAGCTGAACCCCAGGCCCTGGAGGAAAAGGCTGGGAACCGCAGGAGAGGCAGGGGCGGTGATGGGAGACTCAAGGATGGAGCTGGCCTGACACTTCCCCACAGCTGACTGATGCCCGTGGTCACTCGGCTTgttcctgctctgtccccagcacctacagggcatctggcacacagtaggtgctcagtgaacaccAGCGGACTGAGCGAGTCAGTGACATCCTGAAACGCTCCTGTTCAGTGCCAGGGCTGGTCAACAACCTGCAGCTGGTTCGCGGGGCCTGTCTCGCCTGGTCTCTGCACCGTTCAACCTGTGGGGAGAGACTGGATTCCGAGTGAGCACCTGGTGGTGACCGGGCAGGAGAGCCATTGCTGGCCTGCACTGCGCTGACCATGCTTCAAGGTGGGGGAAGTGAGGCAGAGCCTGCGGCCCACCCAGGACCCCATTGGGGTCTGAGTGGGTCTGGAAGGCTACTGGCTTGGCCCCTTCaactccaccctccccttttcttcccaGGAAGAGGACGCCAGCCAGCTTCTGTTTATGGAAGAACTGAGAGATTCACTGGGCTCGGCCTCCCAAGCCCTTGGGTGTTGTGGTTGCAGAATCCCCCCCACCTCACCGAGTGTCTGCAGCCTGAGCTGGTGGGCTGGGGCATCTGGATGTTCTTCCTGACTGGCTCCCATTTTCTCGATGAGGACACGAAGGGCAGGGAGGTAAGTACCACAGCCAAGGgtcagagccagagccaggctgAGCCCAGAGAGGTTTGCCCAGGGTCAGGGCTCTCAACGCGTGTACTGGTGAGAACCCTAAAAGTCACCGCCCGACTGGGGCAGCAGGCCTTTTCTGTGGAGGCCCAGAGTGTGAGTACGTGAGGTCTGCGAGTCAGATGGCCTCTGTCCCAGCACTGAGCACTGTGGTTGTAAGTGGCCGAGAATGATGAGTGCTGGTGGGCGTATCCTCGTAACACTTGGCTCTCAGGTGCGTGGCTCGGGCTCAGTGTTATCGGGCTTGCGGAGCCCTGGTCGACTGTACGGGAGACACACTGGACAGTCCAGCAGAGCACGTCTGGCCCCTCATGGGGTGTCCCAGGCACGGGATAGGCGAGTACCAGGGAGGCAGGCGCCTACCTGTTTGCTCTCCCCACCGTGGCTGCATTCTGGTGGGTTCAGGATCCCCTCCCTGGGAGCTCGTTCTTGTCCTTCCCAGGCACCTGAGGGACACGCTGAGGATGTAAGTTGAGGGGCCCTCCCCAATCCCACGGAGCTGACACGACCTGGGAACCTGCATTTTGTGGGGcgtccctctgcctctgtttgAGGACCGTCATTTACTGGGGCCTTGGCAGGAAGAGGCCCCCGGGACTGGGAGAGTGCAGCCCCAGATCCACTGCGAGCTCTGGTATCTGGAAACAGCCTCACAGGAGAAGGTTTGTTTCTGCGAAGTTGGTAACGTGGAGGAGAGCCCGGCTCGAAGGCAAACCCAGGATCTCTGTGAAGTGAGTCTGAACCACCTGGGAAGGCAGGGGCCGCCGGAGCGCAGGGCTCAGCCTGTGTGATCAGAGCGCGAGGCCTGCTTTGTGGTGAAGGGTGCTCACCCAGAACGGACCTGGGAGGACACCCGCCGCAGTGAGCGGGGAAGGCCAACAGCCTGTCTGAGCCGGAGGCGAAACGCTGAATGGCACGAGGAAGCGAAGCGGCTCACGGCGCCGAGGGGGCGGACGCGCATGGCCGCTGTGCCTTGGGAGACGGCCGCTTCCTGGCCCCGGGCTCCCCCCCCGCGGCTTGGCCCTGACTCTCGCCGTCTGTCTCCCTCCCCGACGGCTGCTCTGGATCTAAGGCTCTTCTTCTCTCTGGTTGTCCCAGAGTCTCCCGCGagtctctgtctgtctccagcTCTGTCCatcctctgtctgtctctgtctctgtctctctctctccaactctgtttccacctccctccccttccccctccacgAGAACCACAGGAGAATTTCCGGGCTTTGGTCCTGGGGAAGGGGTGCAGCAGCTTTATTTGCGGAGCAGGGAGTGGGATCCGGGGCTGCGGCTGTGGGGCTAGGGGAGCGGGGCTTGGAGGAGGCCctctgagggcagcagggagcccaTGAGCCGGTGGAGCCAGGCCGTGTAGCGGGAGACCCGGGTGTACACCCCGAAGTGACCAGCGGCCGCACAGCCCTCACCCCAGCTGACAACGCCCGTCAGGTACCACGTGCCCCGGAAGTGGGTGGCGTGCGGGCCCCCGCTGTCCCCTTTGCAGGCGTCCTTGCTGCCGTCCAGGTAGCCGGCGCAGAACATGTTGTCTGTGAGGGCAGGCGACCCCAGCCTCCGGCGCGACTGCTCCAGGCAGTCCTGGGTCAGGAGCCGGGGCACCTGGATGGCCATGAGCACGCGCGCCGTGGCCCCACGGTCCAGGAGCTGGCCCCAGCCGCTGACGGCCGAGAAGCGGACGAAGGCCAGTGTCCGCTCGGAGAAGGTCTTCTCGGGCAGGCAGAGGGGCACCACGTGGTCGCTGAGGGCCACAGGCCGCTCCAGGCGGAGCAGGGCCAGGTCGTGGTCTGTCTTGCCCGGTATGTACGTGTCGGGGACGATGACTTGAGCGATCTGCCGCTCCTGCTCCTCGCCCTCACGCTGGCCAAGGTCGTGCTCGCCTGCGGGGAGACTGCCTGCTTGGGCCCCTCCTTTGGGGCAGGAGAGCCCTGCGTCCCACCCCAGGCTGCTAGTGGGTCAGCAAGGGTGTGAGTCAGGTGGGGAGTAGTGGAATCTGGATCCTGGGGGGCACGTGAGGGGGTGTCGGCCAGGCAGCTGAGGTGGCGGGCCTGGTCCCCTGCTTCTTCGAGACCTGCCTGGCCCCCCGGGGGTCCTTGTCATCCCATAAACCCACCAGGCAGAGGCCCAGGCAGTGCAGCCCTGGCTGGGGCACCCCCGGGGCTCTGGGCCCAAGCAAGACAGGAACAGCAGTCACCCATGACTTGGTTTGCGGGGAGAGAGCTGAGGGCAGCGGCTGTAGCGGGGCCCTGTGGGTGCTGGGATTGCTCCTGGTGGTGGAAGTTGGTGGTTCGAAGCCCTGAGTCATTGTCATTCAAGAACCGTCTCCTGTCAGAAAGAGGTAACCCCAAAACCTACCGAGCACCACCGTCAGGTTCCTCCAGTTCCGGATCCTGTCAAAGCAGTGGGCGGCAGAGACCACCCAGGTGACGTCGAGCAGGGCTCCCCCACACAGCAGTGCCCCGTTCAGCTTCAGCATGGCCTGGCGGGGCACCACGGACGGTGGAAGGTTGCGTTACCGCCACCACTTCCTCGGGGACTCCCCTTTCCCGTGCACCCTCCAGGGGTGGGGGCTCCGTTCTAGCTAAGGGAGCGGAAGGCTGGTGGACGGTGGAAATGCTGGGCTGGACATGCGGTCACCCAGGCTTGGATGGCCAGGCACAGCTGGAGCCTCACCTGCCAGGGACACTCCCCTTTGGGGCAGACCTTGCCCCCCACAATTCTTCCTTGGGGGttgctgttgtttcttttctccagAACAGGTATTTTCCCACATGGATACTCAACTGTGTGAAACAAAAGTCAGCAAAACGTGGGCATGGGTGGCGACTGGCCCCAGAGGGGGCTGTGTCGCTGCTCCTGCCAGGGCCGTGGGCAGGCCCTGGGGGTGCTGCCTGGCGAGCAGCGGCAGAGGGGCTGGTTTGGCAGGAACAGAGGTCCCCTTCCTGAAACTGGGTCCTGCTCCTCCTTCCGGGGAGACGTGCCACCTCTGTGTCACTAGAGGTGTAAGGGATGCTGTGTGAGGCGACTGGCATTCAGACCATCGTGCTGCTCTCTGACCCGCTCTCAGTTTCCCTCCTGCTCCAAGAAAGCCCCTGGGCTGGAAAAGAAAGCATTTCGGGGCAGCAACTGAATTTCAGGCCTTTAGACAAGGCTGGGTACCCCGCCTCTGGGGAGACACAGAGCTGAGGGGACACAGAGCTGGGGGGACACAGAGCTGGGGGCCCCAGCCTCCGGGCTGCAGCCCTTTTCATTTGAGGTTGGTTTGGaggaattttccattttcataaaaGCACTTGCCTTTGACAAGATGTGGAATCCAGACTCGTGCTGTGGTCAGTAGACACTGGGTATGGTGATCTAGCGCCTGGCGTAGGAGTGGAGGTGGGCTGGCAGAGAGCTGCCCAGATGGGCAGGGGCCCGGCGCACCCCGGAGGCCgctccctgggctctgccctgcgcaccactgccctccctgctctcGGGGTTGGGGAGGGACAGCCGCCTCCACCTgggcctctctccccacctcccagagcaCACGGTGCCGGTGCCTGGGGATGCTCAGTGATGCCATGTCTCCCTCCCCATCTGGCCAATGAGGGGACGTGTGGCAGGGCAGGACGATCAGAAGTGGAAGTGCACACACCGCCCTAGAGCCTGGTTCCCGAGGACCCGTTACCTGTGGGCACACAGGACACCCCGTCCTCCTGGAGTGCGTAGCCCTCATGGCACCAGCAGGAGCGCCCAGCCTCTGCGTGGTCAGTGCAGTACTGCTCGCAGCCCCCGTTGTCATTTGTGCAGATCAGCTGGCTCTTCTGGTCTGAGGATGGAGGGGACAGCTGAGGGGGCCTCCGCCAGTCAGGGCAAGCCAGCCTGGTGGCCACCCTTCTCTGGGTGGGGGCAGTGTCCTGTACAAAGGTGGCACTGAGCTGCTAGCTCCAGAGATGGCCTGGCACTGCCTGCTCTGTGGATTGATCCGGAAGGTCCAGACCTGGAGTTTGGGGCTCCCACACCCGCACAGCTTAGCGGCTGAACTTGGTGGAACTGTCACATTTGGCAGGTGGACCGCATATATGGTTTGTAACAGCACGTGGGGAGGCAGAGCTCCCCAACTGCCTGGGCCATGGGATGTGTGGACACCACAGAGGTGCAAGGACTCACCTGGGTTCCAGGGGCATCAGAGTCCCCAGTGCCGGGGGCCCCGAGGGGGTGGGCGGTCAGGTGAGAGAACTAGCACCTTGGACCCCAGGCCCCAGACTCTTAGGGTGGAGGGCCCTTCTGGGTCACCTAGACCACCggacccagctgagcccagccctgccctgcgcTGACCAGCCGGTGCTGTCAGCCCCCAGGACCCGTGAAGCCCCAGAGCCCTCACCTGTCTCACAGTTCCGGCCCTCGAAACCCTCGGGGCAGAAGCAGACGTAGGACTGAAGCTGGTCCTCGCAGGAGCCCCCGTTCTGGCAGGGACCCGAGGCGCACTGGTCCCCGTCTGTGCGGTGGGTCAGGGTCAGTGTGATGGGGGCGGGCTGGCGGGCAGGTGCAGACGGTGCTCCCCTACTCACCGTTGTATGAGATCCAGAACTGCTTCTAGGGGTGGAGAGGCCGCGTGAGACTCGGCCTCCGCGGAGGGAGCCGGCAGCTGGGCTGAtgggggctggggcctggcccctgtgctgggctctggcagCCAGACTTCTCTGGAGATGAGATGGGTCCCTCTGGGGAAGCatgttccccctcccccatcactaAGGCCACCAGAGGTCACACATCTCCTCTCCCAAGTCGGAATACCCAGGTTCCAGCCCCATCTCCGCCCCCGGGCTGTGAGCTTGGACAAGACACTCATGCCCCTagagcctccccttcctcctcggATGTCGATGGCTGTCCAGATGCCGCGGACCCCAGAAAGGTCGAGAAGGAAAGCAGGGGCACTCTGGCCTGCAATAAAAGTGACTCCTGAGGAGCGTCTTTGTCAAGTGAACTAAAACTCGCAGGGCTGTGAGAATATAGCGAGGTGAGAACCGATGAAAAGGTTTAGAAAAGCCAAGTGAGACACAGCTGAGGGGTGACGCCCTCCGTGTTCCTGGGAAGGGTCCTGTCAGCCTCCATCTTCAAAAGCCCTGCTTCCTGCGAGCGTGACAAGTGTGTCCTATGTCAGGTGTGTGTCCTGCAAGTGCGATGTGAGACGCGG of Camelus ferus isolate YT-003-E chromosome 14, BCGSAC_Cfer_1.0, whole genome shotgun sequence contains these proteins:
- the F7 gene encoding coagulation factor VII, whose amino-acid sequence is MASQHRGLALFGLLLSLQGSLAAVFITQEQAHSILHRQRRANSLLEELWPGSLERECREELCSFEEAREIFKNLERTKQFWISYNDGDQCASGPCQNGGSCEDQLQSYVCFCPEGFEGRNCETDQKSQLICTNDNGGCEQYCTDHAEAGRSCWCHEGYALQEDGVSCVPTVEYPCGKIPVLEKRNNSNPQGRIVGGKVCPKGECPWQAMLKLNGALLCGGALLDVTWVVSAAHCFDRIRNWRNLTVVLGEHDLGQREGEEQERQIAQVIVPDTYIPGKTDHDLALLRLERPVALSDHVVPLCLPEKTFSERTLAFVRFSAVSGWGQLLDRGATARVLMAIQVPRLLTQDCLEQSRRRLGSPALTDNMFCAGYLDGSKDACKGDSGGPHATHFRGTWYLTGVVSWGEGCAAAGHFGVYTRVSRYTAWLHRLMGSLLPSEGLLQAPLP